The Crocosphaera subtropica ATCC 51142 genome includes a window with the following:
- a CDS encoding tetratricopeptide repeat protein: MNYLVKDFLKFFVLIAAILFCLGFSSPSSENLSNSPDFSQGIRYLNEQNYQEAILKFTQVINDKNQWIASAYSNRCLAYLQVNNNQAAKIDCEEALERNSENIEAYLNKGLADYRLENYTQSLVAYQEVIKRHKHDYRAYYNQGLVHYKLGNYQQALESYNQALETNHEDSLEHKTWIYYDRALAYLKLENFSQAIANFTHVLILNPQDLQAYYQRGYAYQKLGNYQGAFRDFTEVITLNPQLTSAYINRGIIAGNLGFKEIAWENFKIALDQFQQQNNKIGYNRTLNLIRKFKQITSNVYQTPIG, translated from the coding sequence ATGAACTATCTTGTTAAGGATTTCTTAAAGTTTTTTGTGTTAATTGCAGCAATTTTATTCTGCTTAGGCTTCTCTTCACCCAGTTCCGAAAACTTATCAAATTCTCCTGATTTTTCTCAAGGAATTCGTTATTTAAACGAACAAAACTATCAAGAAGCAATTCTCAAATTTACTCAAGTTATTAATGATAAGAATCAGTGGATTGCTTCTGCTTATAGTAATCGTTGTCTCGCTTATTTACAAGTCAATAATAATCAAGCAGCTAAAATCGATTGTGAAGAAGCTTTAGAGAGAAATTCTGAGAATATTGAAGCTTATTTGAATAAAGGATTAGCTGATTACCGACTGGAAAATTATACTCAATCTTTGGTTGCTTACCAAGAAGTCATTAAACGCCATAAACATGATTATCGTGCTTATTATAATCAAGGATTAGTACATTATAAATTAGGTAATTATCAGCAAGCTTTAGAAAGTTATAATCAAGCTTTAGAAACCAATCATGAAGATTCTTTAGAACATAAAACATGGATTTATTATGATCGTGCTTTAGCCTATTTAAAACTAGAAAATTTTTCTCAGGCGATCGCCAATTTTACCCATGTTCTTATTTTAAACCCACAAGACCTACAAGCTTATTATCAACGAGGTTATGCTTATCAAAAATTAGGTAATTATCAGGGTGCGTTTCGAGATTTTACAGAAGTTATTACCCTAAATCCTCAGTTAACCAGTGCTTATATTAATCGAGGAATTATTGCTGGAAATTTGGGATTTAAAGAGATTGCTTGGGAAAATTTCAAAATCGCCCTTGATCAGTTTCAACAACAAAACAACAAGATAGGTTACAACAGAACACTCAATTTAATTCGTAAGTTCAAACAAATTACTTCTAATGTCTATCAAACCCCCATTGGTTAA